The region tgatttttttcttacatcAGTTCggtttagttaatttttttaaaatttaatttttaaccttcaaattgattttttggttGAAAGATTCAAATTAATCGaagtttaaaatgaaattattttgatatttataaaacgatatcattttctttaattttgtatatttttatggattactttaatttttttaattttatcggttcgattcaatttatataatttgaatttaatttttttaatgattaattagttcaatttttaaattaatcagttaatttgattcgattttACTCCTATTTCTGAACCCTAATACAATGTGAACACAATTCACCATTCTTAAAGTCGTTTCCAGCCACTCTGTTAGACATTAATGTGCCAGGCTGCCAGGCCCCACTTTGGGTagttattaatataattttatttcaaaataaattacattatattctcttaaaatttgatataaatagagtgagtattttttatattttaaaaattacattatttatgCTTACCATTTAAAAATTGTGTTAAGGAGAGGTTACTATTGTTGAAAATACTTTACGTGATTAACattcattattaataattttatttattaaaaacagagtgataatataattaattattttgtaacaGACATGCATTGTGTTTTCATTATTAATAATGATCTAACTAATTGTTAGCAGAATGTGTGCATCGATTTTTTAGATTTAGATGCGACATTAAGATAGAATGAAGACCATTATCTTATTAATTCGTAATATGATggttattaaataaatattttattatgactaGTTCCTCTTTTTATTACTTTAAATAATAAGAttaaattaggatttttttgaGTCATATGTGTTGTGTATGCTTGTCTCATTAAATAGCTTTTTAtctaacaaatagaaagaaaaaaatattttatcttttgtcaTTTTGTAGATtgaatcatataaaattatattcagtgacaaatatagatattttattttttatctatatttgaTATCCAGTCAtttaaaatacactttaatttaataaattctcGTGCAAATATATTCTTTATTTAAGAGATAGTTTTAAAAGAGCAGATATTcataatatttactttttttaaagaattattgttaattttataaaaatatatttaaataatttttaacatataaataatcagcacatttttgtaataatagaACAACAATATTGATAACAATTGTATAAAAAAGTCAtttgagagctttattaggctaaaaataatttaggttaattttattaaattaaaataagttaattaaaaattaactctCATGACAAATTTCAGGAAaagttatgtaattatttttttattttattgttaattgAAGTAGAGTTCGAAGTTTTAGGTTTGTTGAAATGCTCGCCCTACTACCAGCCCCACCGCCTATCTCCGCAACCAAACACTCCCAGTTCGATGAAACCGAGGCCAAACAAACAAACACTTGCGGCGAACTTAAAAGCCCTTTATTACCACTTTGCCACTCTCCCTTTCTCCCCGTCTGCtcctactatatatatatatatacggtaCCACGCTCTCTGTGCTCTCCGCCTTGCTCTGCGCATTTTGTTCGATTTGTTCACGAAGGGCCTCAGATTCCTCAATCTTCAAAGCTGAATACTTCCTTTCGATTCAGCAATGGCCGGTGTCACCGGATCGTCGATTTCCATGGCCGCTTTCTCATCTTCACTCAAGCAAAGCCAGGTTGTTTCTTCGTATTCCTCGCACCCGCTCTTCGATAATTTACCTGCAATCCATCCATTTTCGTTCTTTGTTTTTATGAATGGTATGTTCGGTTTTGTTTAAGCCTTTTGATTGTGGATTTTGGGTTCGATTCCGTTGGTATTCAGAGTACGGGATCTGACTTGAACTAGTAGGCTCAGACGGCGGAGCTGATTGTGGGATCGCTGTTGAATTCGTCATCAAAAgaacttattttaattttattttatttttgcacaATAACATTGAGCTATCgaatttgattctttttttttttttttttctttttggcaaGCAAAGAGTTAATAAAAGAATCACAAGCTTTGAGTGCTCCAGCTCCTAAAATCTCTTCTAGGTTTCTTTGAAGTGCATTGTTGCAGGAAATATAATTCGTGGAAAGAAATACTTGTGAATTTGTAGTATATGACTATATGTGACGTTGATTGTATGAATGTCTGGTAATTGTTTTTGCATTATGTGTTTTTGTTGATTGTATGAACGaatatatttaaatcataacCGTGATTGTTCCTTTTATTGGTTGTTATATCAGCAGGGTGTTGCTTCCTCTAATTCGCattcattttctaagaaaaATAGCAAGTAACAATGTtcttgtttttgcattttaTAAGTGTAATATCAAGTAAATAAGTTCTGGTTCAGAGAAAAATAGGAGGAGGAAGAGATTGGTTCTGTTTGAACCTTTGTGACCTTGACCTATTATTTCCTTAACAAACATCCTTTTCAATGAAAACTTCAGTCCTTGTTTTTTTCCAATTTGTGCGTGTGCATGCTTGCCATGAAGAATAAATCTGTTAATTTGATCCTTCTATTAGCAAATGTTTGATTGTGTTAATTTTATCTTTGGATTCACTCGGATTATGTTGTTGGTTGGAGCAGGTGACCACCCAAATCTCTAGTTTGAATTCAGTTTCCCTTTCAATGAAAGGGAATCGCTTCCCATCAATCAGGATGCGCCCAGCTCCGTATCGCTTTCAGGTTTCATGCGTGGTATGTTTCTTTATGTCTTTTGTTTCACATTTTGTTGGTCAAACAGGCTTGTTTATTGTCTGATTAACAGTCAATATTATTCTTCTAGTGTCCTCAGCAATTCAAATTATTGTTATCTTTAGCTGATGTCTACCCACTTTCATTCTTAATTGTCCGGGAAGATATGAACATGATGATGTAGCCAGTAATGAGAATTCTATTGTTTAACCTGGCTAAACCAGAGACTTGGTGGAAATCTTTAGACATAACATGGTATTATAGCTTTACGGAGAATATAGTCATGAATAGAGATGTCTGAAATTCATGCAACCAACCTCATTAATAggattaaggtttgtgattgttgttgttgtaggcCAAACCAGAGACCGTAGACAAAGTGTGTGCAATAGTGAGGAAGCAGCTGGCCCTGCCAGCAGGTACTGCTGTCACTGGAGACTCAAAGTTTGCAGCACTCGGGGCCGATTCCCTTGATACGGTATCTAATTTGCACCCACTAACTGTTATTATATTTCACTTGATACCATGATATTTTCCTGACAAATGCTTGCTACATCTTCCTATGGGTATTAATTGTGGTGTCGACATAGTCTGTTCTTGATTTTGTTTGGCATTGATGGAGGGTTTTCTTGTTGCATAATTCACAAAATTGTTAAAGCCTATTTTCTAGTTTCTTGACCCCAACAACCCTTCAGAcaccatggatagagatgatggGTGAGTTGTGGCTGACCTATATGTTAAGATTAAGGCtttatatgttgttattgttgtttgcCCCCAACTGCCGATGAGGATTTGGCTAaatctttttgtcaaattcGCATTGTCTGTATTTCTGCCTCTACCTGTGGTAGAACAAGTATCTAATAAAAGAAGTAGAGGAAGACACTTAAGATATGATACGAGTTATAGTGACTTTACAGAATATAAAACCATGGATGAAAATGACTAAAAAACTAGAATTAATTCATGTAACCAACCTTAAGTATTGGAATGAAGCCTTTGTACTTTATTCTATTTCACTAAGTTAGTGGTAGGTTAATTCAGTTTGTAAATCGTGTACCCTGGCTTCTAAGATGAGCTGCTTGAGCATTGCAACTCGTCAATGTCTTCTTCTTTCCCACGCAGGTAGAAATTGTGATGGGTTTGGAGGAGGAATTTGGGATCAGTGTGGAAGAAGAAAGTGCCCAGAACATTGCCACCGTTCAAGATGCCGCGGATCTGATTGAGAAACTCATCGAAAGTAAGTGTGCTTAAAGTTAAAGGGAATTTGGCAGGGATAAAGTCGTTTAAGGTTTCTCCAAGAatcttctctcttattttcaGCCTTTCTAATAGAACTTTCTGTGTAATTGTCAGAATGACATTTTCTGTGTGGACTTTTGTGTGATTGTCAGAATGAAGTTACCGATTTTTGTGTTTATGTTTTGATAGAAGGATTCTTGGCAATATCCTCTCATTTTGATGTTAATTCTCACTatcagaagtttttttttttcttcttttgataagTGAGAGACACTCTTTGGTCTGAATTGTCTCACTCTTTTTAAAACTCATAGTTTGCCTTACTACGATTGAGGTGTATAAACAAATTTGCTACGAGTTGAAGTTTAGGGCTTTGCCTTTAGAATAAATATAAGTGATTACATAATTCTGCACttagacaaaattgaatttCACGATTTTGTGGTATTCTAAATTTCCAAATATATGGACAAACCATATGTTATCTGTAGGGGTTAATTGTCACAATCAAAGTTGAACATGGATCTTAAGGTGTTTTttcttgagaaaaaaaaaattataatagagaatttgaaaatcatttaaaaaaaataattttttattagtaaCATAATTTGAAATCTAATGAAATCCCCTTGTAAAATTGTGGATCGTGTCTTGGAGTGAAATCAGGTTTTAAGGGCTGCCGGATTGCTCCACTTGCATCTTCATTCTCTCTGCATGTTATATCTATATTCACTATGTTTGGgcaattaacaaataattatgTCAACGAAATCTTCTTCCCTAAACAATTTCcaaaggctatatatatatatatatatatgtacaaaataagaaaaataggcATCGGtgaaattttatgtaaaataatgatatttagtcttaaaagtaATCTGAATTGATGTATTAATTTTAGTCACTAGGCATAGGCAATTAACAAATAATGTCTCTCCTTATCCTCATGAGGAAAgagacatttttttttcctttcacaAAGACCCGCTTTAAAATACGGtataaatcttctaaaataaaataacttaaaaatgttattttgacaCTACCTTAAACTTAAATAGCTCGTAATAGAGTTACTCACATTAATGCGGACGTAATAACATGTTagtgatgaaaaatatatttataataaatattttttatataaattacttaaatataaaaaatatatatatatatatatttcatgcaTGTGCCACTAGATCCTTAAGAGTCCACATCCAGCTAGCAGCTACACTCCAAGGTCTACTGGCTATCTGTTAAGATTCCAAATTTGGACTATATGCTTCAACTTCGACAGTTCAAATTTGAAGAGCAAACCAAGACACTTGCAACAAGTTCGGACACTGAACTGCAGGGTGCGCAGTGACAGagttttagtaatatttttaattagggTAAATTCTATTCTGCATTCTCTAAATTTTACTTACTAAATTATAGCAAGCaagtatatattttaaaaattagatttaactTCTGATCTACCAAAacagtttttatttatattaaacttCATAACTATTTAACTATCTCCAACATCGCTACTTGTAGTAGTGAAAATAATGAACTTCAGACTAATTATCAAGCATGCTCCCCAAACACGAAATTTGACTgcatcaatcatcatcatttaCACTATACA is a window of Diospyros lotus cultivar Yz01 chromosome 10, ASM1463336v1, whole genome shotgun sequence DNA encoding:
- the LOC127810914 gene encoding acyl carrier protein 1, chloroplastic-like; its protein translation is MAGVTGSSISMAAFSSSLKQSQVTTQISSLNSVSLSMKGNRFPSIRMRPAPYRFQVSCVAKPETVDKVCAIVRKQLALPAGTAVTGDSKFAALGADSLDTVEIVMGLEEEFGISVEEESAQNIATVQDAADLIEKLIESKCA